The following proteins are encoded in a genomic region of Cellulomonas sp. ES6:
- the ruvX gene encoding Holliday junction resolvase RuvX, producing MVRGARLAVDVGSVRVGLAASDPDGLVATPVATLARDTRRPAPRDLPLDVAQVAAEVAERSAAAVYVGLPRHLSGAEGAAAEAARAYAGTLATAVAPVPVRLVDERMSTVSAHQALHASGRSGRRHRAVVDQAAAVVILQTALDAERSSGRRPGERVTATRPQVAPGPRQGGLGDAGQAGHTEGTAE from the coding sequence GTGGTCCGGGGCGCGCGCCTGGCCGTCGACGTGGGCTCCGTGCGGGTGGGCCTGGCGGCGAGCGACCCGGACGGCCTGGTCGCCACGCCGGTCGCCACGCTCGCGCGCGACACGCGCCGCCCCGCACCCCGTGACCTGCCCCTCGACGTCGCGCAGGTCGCCGCCGAGGTGGCCGAGCGGTCCGCCGCCGCGGTCTACGTGGGCCTCCCGCGGCACCTGTCCGGTGCGGAGGGCGCTGCGGCGGAGGCCGCGCGCGCGTACGCTGGGACGCTGGCGACGGCTGTCGCACCGGTCCCGGTGCGGCTGGTCGACGAGCGGATGAGCACCGTGAGTGCCCACCAGGCGCTCCACGCGTCAGGCCGGTCGGGTCGTCGGCATCGAGCGGTGGTCGACCAGGCGGCCGCCGTGGTCATCCTGCAGACCGCGTTGGATGCGGAGCGTTCCTCGGGCCGCCGGCCCGGCGAGCGGGTCACGGCGACCCGCCCGCAGGTCGCCCCGGGTCCGCGCCAGGGGGGTCTGGGGGACGCAGGTCAGGCAGGACACACCGAAGGGACAGCCGAGTGA
- the mltG gene encoding endolytic transglycosylase MltG: MSDLFLGAPEQEHGEAPQPSRRSRRDTKEQQVRQRKTRRRRSVVVLVLALALVGGAAFVVWSVVGGLFSGDDGEQTVQDYPGPGSGEVQVTVATGDTGGAIGQTLAEAGVVATARAFSDAYATNPNAQSIQPGTYALQFEMKASDAVNALLDAENRVSNRVTIPEGYTAKQIYQRVYEITTIPVEDLEAAAADTAAIGLPAEANGNVEGWLFPATYEIEPGTSATEVLSQMVERTVAVLTEKQVPQDQWETVLNKASIVEREGKLDEDRPKMARAIQNRLDIEMPLQIDAIVAYGLGKSGAELTYADTRDAQPPYNPYNSYKVYGLPPTPIASPGEVSIDAVLHPADGPWLYWATVNLDTGETKFSETFAEHQTYVDQLREWQAANQ, translated from the coding sequence GTGAGCGACCTCTTCCTCGGGGCTCCGGAGCAGGAGCACGGCGAGGCACCCCAGCCCTCGCGGCGCTCGCGCCGGGACACGAAGGAGCAGCAGGTCCGGCAGCGCAAGACGCGCCGCCGGCGCTCCGTCGTCGTCCTCGTGCTCGCCCTGGCCCTCGTCGGCGGCGCGGCGTTCGTGGTCTGGAGCGTGGTCGGCGGGCTGTTCTCCGGCGACGACGGCGAGCAGACCGTCCAGGACTACCCGGGCCCCGGCAGCGGCGAGGTCCAGGTGACCGTCGCGACGGGCGACACCGGCGGTGCGATCGGGCAGACCCTGGCCGAGGCCGGCGTGGTCGCGACCGCGCGCGCGTTCTCCGACGCGTACGCGACGAACCCGAACGCGCAGTCGATCCAGCCGGGCACCTACGCGCTGCAGTTCGAGATGAAGGCGAGCGACGCCGTCAACGCGCTGCTCGACGCGGAGAACCGCGTGTCCAACCGGGTGACGATCCCCGAGGGCTACACCGCGAAGCAGATCTACCAGCGCGTGTACGAGATCACGACCATCCCCGTCGAGGACCTGGAGGCCGCCGCGGCCGACACGGCGGCGATCGGCCTGCCGGCGGAGGCGAACGGCAACGTCGAGGGCTGGCTGTTCCCCGCGACCTACGAGATCGAGCCCGGCACGAGCGCCACCGAGGTGCTGTCGCAGATGGTGGAGCGCACCGTCGCGGTGCTCACCGAGAAGCAGGTCCCGCAGGACCAGTGGGAGACGGTGCTGAACAAGGCGTCGATCGTCGAGCGCGAGGGCAAGCTCGACGAGGACCGGCCGAAGATGGCCCGCGCGATCCAGAACCGGCTCGACATCGAGATGCCGCTGCAGATCGACGCGATCGTGGCGTACGGGCTCGGCAAGTCCGGCGCGGAGCTGACGTACGCCGACACCCGCGACGCCCAGCCGCCGTACAACCCGTACAACTCGTACAAGGTGTACGGGCTGCCCCCGACTCCCATCGCCTCGCCCGGCGAGGTCTCGATCGACGCGGTGCTGCACCCCGCCGACGGCCCGTGGCTCTACTGGGCGACGGTGAACCTGGACACCGGCGAGACCAAGTTCTCGGAGACGTTCGCGGAGCACCAGACCTACGTGGACCAGCTGCGGGAGTGGCAGGCCGCGAACCAGTGA
- a CDS encoding shikimate dehydrogenase, whose protein sequence is MTTAPRRAAVLGHPVAHSLSPRLHRAAYAALGLDGWRYDAVDVTEDALPGFVAALDDSWAGLSVTMPLKHAVMPLLDHVEPLAGVVGAVNTVLVQPGGRRPVLTGANTDVHGIVAALAEGLAVRGRAATPPAGGRTAVVLGAGATAASALAALAELGCTTPVVLVRSVGRTGGLARAAHRMGVEPVLRPLAEASAALARADLVVSTLPPHAADGLAAELAGGGAGAVAAPGVLLDVAYDPRRTALAAAWESAGGVAVAGERMLLHQAVEQVRLMTGRPGPLDAMDAALGEALEAPAG, encoded by the coding sequence GTGACGACCGCCCCCCGCCGGGCGGCCGTGCTGGGCCACCCGGTCGCGCACTCGCTGTCGCCCCGGCTGCACCGTGCCGCGTACGCGGCGCTCGGCCTCGACGGCTGGCGGTACGACGCGGTCGACGTCACCGAGGACGCCCTGCCCGGCTTCGTCGCGGCGCTCGACGACAGCTGGGCCGGGCTCAGCGTGACGATGCCGCTGAAGCACGCCGTCATGCCGCTGCTCGACCACGTCGAGCCGCTCGCGGGCGTGGTCGGGGCGGTCAACACCGTGCTCGTGCAGCCCGGGGGCCGGCGTCCGGTGCTCACGGGCGCGAACACGGACGTGCACGGCATCGTCGCGGCGCTCGCCGAGGGGCTCGCGGTGCGCGGGCGGGCGGCGACCCCGCCGGCCGGAGGGCGCACCGCGGTCGTCCTCGGGGCGGGCGCCACCGCCGCGTCGGCGCTGGCCGCCCTCGCGGAGCTCGGCTGCACCACGCCGGTCGTGCTCGTGCGCTCGGTGGGTCGCACCGGCGGGCTCGCGCGGGCGGCGCACCGGATGGGCGTGGAACCGGTGCTGCGACCCCTCGCGGAGGCCTCCGCCGCCCTGGCGCGGGCGGACCTCGTGGTGTCGACGCTGCCGCCGCACGCCGCGGACGGCCTGGCGGCGGAGCTCGCGGGCGGCGGTGCGGGTGCCGTCGCCGCGCCCGGCGTGCTGCTCGACGTCGCGTACGACCCGCGGCGCACCGCGCTGGCCGCCGCGTGGGAGTCCGCGGGGGGCGTCGCCGTCGCGGGGGAGCGGATGCTGCTGCACCAGGCCGTCGAGCAGGTGCGCCTCATGACCGGACGCCCCGGGCCGCTCGACGCGATGGACGCCGCGCTCGGCGAGGCCCTCGAGGCGCCCGCGGGCTGA
- a CDS encoding ATPase, T2SS/T4P/T4SS family, with the protein MKQLGEILLDEGLVTEAQLMAALDEQLVRGQSLGRTLVEIGVLTEGQLVAALARQVGMAFVDLDDYPVDRAAVSMVPAALCRRYTVLPVAFQDGALVLATADPGNVVAVDDVRTVSGMTVLPIVATFENLTRAIDRFCRADGEMEDLSSAFEEEQAPQDVDLSRVGDVVEDDAPIVRYVNLLVTQAISDRASDIHIEPTEHDLRVRYRIDGVLHEMQRSPKQIQGGVISRVKILSDIDIAERRKPQDGRMSVTHNGRKIDLRVATLPTVWGEKIVMRILDNSTASLDLRDLAFLEHNYATYREAYTKPYGMILVTGPTGSGKSTTLYATLNAVSRPEINVITVEDPVEYRLAGINQVQVNPKAGLTFAGALRSILRSDPDVVLLGEIRDHETAQIAIEAALTGHLVLSTLHTNDAPSAVTRLVEMGIEPFLVGSALDAVVAQRLARRLCDKCKEPYLPTETELISARFPWVPGETLPELFRPEGCVACSRTGYRGRIALHEVMRVTEDIERHAVARSSSAEIAATARAQGMITLRDDGWQKVALGQTSIEEILRVVA; encoded by the coding sequence GTGAAGCAGCTCGGCGAGATCCTGCTGGACGAGGGGCTGGTCACCGAGGCGCAGCTCATGGCCGCGCTGGACGAGCAGCTGGTGCGCGGCCAGTCGCTCGGGCGGACGCTGGTGGAGATCGGCGTGCTCACCGAGGGCCAGCTCGTGGCGGCGCTCGCGCGGCAGGTCGGCATGGCGTTCGTCGACCTCGACGACTACCCGGTGGACCGCGCCGCGGTGTCCATGGTCCCGGCCGCGCTGTGCCGGCGGTACACCGTGCTGCCCGTCGCGTTCCAGGACGGTGCGCTGGTGCTGGCCACCGCGGACCCCGGCAACGTCGTCGCCGTCGACGACGTGCGGACGGTGTCCGGGATGACGGTGCTGCCGATCGTCGCGACGTTCGAGAACCTCACGCGGGCGATCGACCGGTTCTGCCGGGCCGACGGCGAGATGGAGGACCTGTCCTCCGCGTTCGAGGAGGAGCAGGCGCCGCAGGACGTCGACCTGTCGCGGGTCGGCGACGTCGTCGAGGACGACGCCCCGATCGTCCGGTACGTGAACCTGCTCGTCACGCAGGCGATCTCCGACCGGGCGTCGGACATCCACATCGAGCCCACCGAGCACGACCTGCGCGTCCGGTACCGCATCGACGGTGTGCTCCACGAGATGCAGCGCTCACCGAAGCAGATCCAGGGCGGTGTCATCTCCCGCGTCAAGATCCTGTCGGACATCGACATCGCCGAGCGGCGCAAGCCGCAGGACGGCCGCATGTCGGTGACGCACAACGGCCGCAAGATCGACCTCCGCGTCGCGACGCTGCCCACCGTGTGGGGCGAGAAGATCGTCATGCGCATCCTCGACAACTCGACGGCGTCGCTCGACCTGCGTGACCTCGCGTTCCTCGAGCACAACTACGCCACCTACCGCGAGGCGTACACCAAGCCCTACGGCATGATCCTCGTCACCGGCCCCACCGGTTCGGGCAAGTCCACGACGCTGTACGCGACGCTGAACGCCGTCTCCCGTCCCGAGATCAACGTCATCACCGTCGAGGACCCGGTCGAGTACCGCCTCGCCGGCATCAACCAGGTGCAGGTCAACCCGAAGGCCGGCCTCACGTTCGCCGGCGCGCTGCGCTCGATCCTGCGGTCCGACCCCGACGTCGTCCTGCTCGGCGAGATCCGCGACCACGAGACCGCGCAGATCGCCATCGAGGCGGCCCTCACCGGCCACCTCGTCCTGTCGACGCTGCACACCAACGACGCGCCGTCCGCGGTGACACGGCTCGTGGAGATGGGCATCGAGCCGTTCCTCGTCGGGTCGGCGCTGGACGCCGTCGTCGCCCAGCGGCTCGCGCGCCGGCTGTGCGACAAGTGCAAGGAGCCCTACCTGCCCACCGAGACGGAGCTCATCTCGGCGCGGTTCCCGTGGGTGCCCGGGGAGACGCTGCCCGAGCTGTTCCGGCCCGAGGGGTGCGTCGCGTGCTCCCGGACCGGGTACCGGGGGCGCATCGCGCTGCACGAGGTCATGCGCGTCACCGAGGACATCGAGCGGCATGCTGTCGCGCGGTCGTCGTCCGCCGAGATCGCGGCGACGGCGCGGGCCCAGGGCATGATCACGCTGCGCGACGACGGGTGGCAGAAGGTCGCGCTGGGGCAGACCTCGATCGAGGAGATCCTGCGGGTGGTCGCGTGA
- a CDS encoding type IV pilus twitching motility protein PilT: MGIQRVDGDLDLDGALAAMVQAGASDLHLTSGAAPTIRLAGALQPLEGFGGLEAESLRRTLYSVLTQKQREKFEADLELDMSYSVRGLARFRVNLYQQRESLGAAFRVIPYEIKPLEQLGVPPVVANFAGLPRGLVLVTGPTGSGKSTTLAAIIDLANRTRADHIMTVEDPIEFLHRHKRSLINQREVGQDTHSFASALKHVLRQDPDIILVGELRDLETISVALTAAETGHLVFATLHTQDAAQTIDRIIDVFPAHQQAQVRTQLAGALQGVVCQTLCKRSDAQARVVATEVLIATSAVRNLIREGKTHQIYSAMQAGAQQGMHTLDQHLAELVKQGRISYETGLEKSHHSEDFNRLTGRFSGGVQGSATVRADAPVFGSPVYGVGGGAF, from the coding sequence ATGGGCATCCAGCGCGTCGACGGCGACCTGGATCTCGACGGAGCGCTGGCGGCGATGGTGCAAGCTGGCGCATCGGACCTGCATCTCACCTCGGGCGCGGCACCGACGATCCGGCTCGCAGGTGCCCTGCAGCCCCTCGAGGGCTTCGGCGGCCTGGAGGCCGAGTCGCTGCGCCGCACGCTGTACTCGGTCCTGACCCAGAAGCAGCGCGAGAAGTTCGAGGCCGACCTCGAGCTCGACATGTCGTACTCCGTACGAGGGCTCGCCCGCTTCCGGGTCAACCTGTACCAGCAGCGTGAGTCGCTCGGCGCCGCCTTCCGCGTCATCCCGTACGAGATCAAGCCGCTCGAACAGCTCGGCGTCCCGCCCGTGGTGGCGAACTTCGCCGGTCTGCCCCGTGGGCTCGTGCTGGTCACCGGGCCGACAGGCTCCGGCAAGTCCACCACGCTCGCTGCCATCATCGATCTGGCGAACCGGACCCGAGCCGACCACATCATGACGGTGGAAGACCCCATCGAGTTCCTCCACCGGCACAAGCGATCGCTCATCAACCAGCGTGAGGTGGGACAGGACACGCACTCGTTCGCGTCGGCGCTGAAGCACGTGCTCCGGCAGGACCCGGACATCATCCTCGTCGGGGAGCTGCGGGACCTGGAGACGATCTCGGTTGCTCTCACCGCGGCCGAGACCGGCCACCTCGTGTTCGCAACTCTCCACACGCAGGACGCTGCTCAGACCATCGACCGCATCATCGACGTGTTCCCGGCCCACCAGCAGGCGCAGGTGCGGACCCAGCTCGCCGGCGCGCTCCAGGGCGTGGTGTGCCAGACGCTGTGCAAGCGCTCCGATGCGCAGGCGCGGGTGGTCGCGACGGAGGTCCTGATCGCCACGTCCGCCGTGCGGAACCTGATCCGCGAGGGCAAGACGCACCAGATCTACTCCGCGATGCAGGCCGGTGCGCAGCAGGGCATGCACACGCTCGACCAGCACCTGGCGGAGCTGGTGAAGCAGGGACGGATCTCCTACGAGACCGGCCTGGAGAAGAGCCACCACAGCGAGGACTTCAACCGCCTGACCGGGAGGTTCTCGGGCGGTGTCCAGGGATCGGCAACCGTGCGCGCGGACGCGCCCGTGTTCGGTTCCCCGGTCTACGGGGTCGGGGGAGGTGCCTTCTGA
- a CDS encoding type II secretion system F family protein gives MAGTKTYEYVVRDRAGKMVKGRIDAASSAAVANRLKTMGLAPTSITEVQTTGLQREIHLSGSGGRVKLKDLAVMARQLATMVSAGLSLIRALGILADQTESKPLARVLAQVRTDVETGQSLSAALGKHPTAFPPLMVNIVRAGEVGGFLEQALLSVADNYESEVKLRAKIKSAMTYPVVVFVMAIVAVAAMLIFIVPIFKDMFEGMGGELPLPTRILVWFSQVIRWVGPALVVAGILGAFWWNRHKHDVGVRSRVDPWRLRTPVFGTLFKKVAISRFARNFGTMLGAGVPILQALEIVGETSGNWVIERAVADVQDSVRRGESLTGPLSRHDVFPPMVVQMLAVGEDSGSIELMLEKISEFYDQEVEATTEQLTSLIEPLMIAFLGVVIGGMIIALYLPIFNIFNLVE, from the coding sequence ATGGCGGGGACGAAGACGTACGAGTACGTCGTCCGCGACCGAGCGGGCAAGATGGTCAAGGGGCGCATCGACGCGGCGAGCTCGGCCGCGGTCGCCAACCGTCTGAAGACCATGGGGCTGGCGCCGACGTCGATCACCGAGGTGCAGACGACCGGGCTCCAGCGCGAGATCCACTTGTCGGGCTCAGGGGGCCGCGTCAAGCTCAAGGACCTTGCCGTGATGGCGCGTCAGCTCGCGACGATGGTCTCGGCGGGGCTCTCACTCATCCGCGCGCTCGGCATCCTCGCGGACCAGACGGAGAGCAAGCCGCTCGCCAGAGTGCTCGCGCAGGTCCGTACCGACGTCGAGACGGGGCAGTCGCTGTCCGCCGCCCTGGGCAAGCACCCCACGGCCTTCCCGCCGCTCATGGTCAACATCGTGCGGGCCGGGGAGGTGGGCGGGTTCCTCGAGCAGGCGCTGCTGTCCGTCGCGGACAACTACGAGTCCGAGGTCAAGCTCCGCGCCAAGATCAAGTCGGCGATGACGTACCCGGTCGTCGTCTTCGTCATGGCGATCGTCGCGGTCGCGGCGATGCTGATCTTCATCGTGCCGATCTTCAAGGACATGTTCGAGGGGATGGGTGGCGAGCTGCCTCTTCCCACGCGGATCCTCGTCTGGTTCTCCCAGGTGATTCGCTGGGTCGGGCCCGCACTCGTCGTCGCGGGCATTCTTGGCGCATTCTGGTGGAACCGTCACAAGCACGATGTCGGGGTTCGCAGCCGGGTCGATCCCTGGCGTCTGCGCACGCCGGTGTTCGGCACGCTCTTCAAGAAGGTGGCGATCTCGCGCTTCGCCCGCAACTTCGGCACCATGCTCGGCGCCGGCGTCCCGATCCTCCAGGCCCTCGAGATCGTGGGCGAGACGAGCGGCAACTGGGTGATCGAGCGGGCGGTCGCCGACGTGCAGGACAGCGTCCGTCGCGGGGAGTCCCTGACAGGGCCGTTGAGCAGGCACGACGTGTTCCCGCCGATGGTCGTCCAGATGCTCGCCGTCGGCGAGGACTCCGGCTCCATCGAGCTGATGCTCGAGAAGATCTCCGAGTTCTACGACCAGGAGGTCGAGGCCACCACGGAGCAGCTCACGAGCCTCATCGAGCCGTTGATGATCGCGTTCCTCGGCGTGGTGATCGGCGGCATGATCATCGCGCTGTACCTGCCGATCTTCAACATCTTCAACCTCGTGGAGTGA